The Trypanosoma brucei brucei TREU927 chromosome 2, complete sequence genome has a window encoding:
- a CDS encoding transcription elongation factor S-II, putative (identical to GB:AAQ15815.1: transcription elongation factor S-II, putative {Trypanosoma brucei}; similar to Transcription elongation factor A protein 1 (Transcription elongation factor S-II protein 1) (Transcription elongation factor TFIIS.o). (Swiss-Prot:P23193) [Homo sapiens]) has product MLQERVFHINDRVWLKTGANTWWPAKVTSVTGVEGVDGRSSETGTSTVTVLTYPGTQNKATYKNVDSHSSAITFFEPSSEKAVTANEDLLQAIRNAEEDKESNALRFEPTHSKNTAPRGTSQRAFSTSGRAGSLNNATQQTAGGKRSREVSRMRQRSTGSHLSPASDDALVQWKKDIDEATDNCDGALLTSTLLKLASVSVTLRQLLRTKIGVSVSRALSKKDLEEQRSLATCIISAWTAKLPEETVRAIEEYNKYEQEAKKRGGTARSGGARHNKRRGTISSSQTREERDVATPSTSESVGNPITIGGGAQPQFVDRVQKLLLQPGDPHSFSVRSDDLRSVAEKICAEVTRSEDRMYLLEHLSKPGLSEIRRRLAMGELSGKDFLELSRWELMTQEEKEDAERRTTEKLRNLEETERSLLHTTSLFECPECHGRECEWRELQIRSADEPTTKFIKCIKCKHNWSEN; this is encoded by the coding sequence ATGCTTCAAGAAAGAGTATTTCATATTAACGACCGTGTCTGGCTAAAGACTGGAGCTAACACGTGGTGGCCGGCAAAAGTCACTTCAGTTACCGGTGTGGAGGGAGTTGACGGAAGGTCGTCAGAAACTGGCACATCTACGGTTACCGTTCTCACGTATCCAGGAACCCAAAATAAGGCCACCTATAAAAATGTTGACAGCCACTCCTCCGCCATTACATTTTTTGAGCCCTCATCTGAGAAAGCCGTCACCGCCAATGAGGATCTTCTGCAAGCTATTCGTAACGCAGAGGAGGACAAGGAGTCCAACGCATTGCGATTTGAGCCGACTCATTCAAAAAATACGGCGCCGAGGGGAACATCACAGAGGGCGTTTTCGACAAGCGGGCGAGCGGGTTCGCTTAACAATGCCACTCAGCAAACTGCAGGGGGCAAACGCAGCCGTGAGGTGAGCCGGATGCGACAGAGGAGTACCGGCTCTCACTTATCCCCCGCATCGGACGACGCACTGGTGCAATGGAAAAAAGATATTGATGAAGCCACTGATAACTGCGACGGGGCTCTGCTTACCAGCACGCTTCTGAAACTTGCGAGCGTCAGTGTTACACTCCGGCAGCTTTTGCGCACAAAAATTGGTGTGTCGGTTTCAAGGGCCTTGTCAAAAAAGGATCTAGAAGAACAAAGGAGCCTGGCTACTTGTATCATCTCCGCTTGGACAGCCAAACTACCGGAGGAAACTGTGAGAGCAATTGAAGAGTACAACAAGTACGAGCAGGAagccaaaaaaagaggggggacgGCGCGGAGCGGCGGTGCACGCCATAACAAAAGACGGGGAACCATTTCCAGTTCACAAACGAGGGAGGAACGGGATGTGGCAACACCGTCAACAAGTGAAAGCGTGGGCAACCCAATTACTATTGGAGGAGGGGCACAACCACAGTTTGTTGACCGGGTGCAGAAGCTGCTTCTCCAACCGGGGGATCCGCATAGTTTTAGTGTTAGAAGTGATGATCTCAGATCTGTAGCGGAAAAAATATGCGCTGAGGTAACAAGATCGGAGGACCGCATGTATCTTTTGGAGCATTTGAGTAAACCGGGGTTATCAGAAATACGGCGCAGGCTGGCGATGGGGGAGCTGAGTGGAAAGGATTTTCTCGAACTCAGTCGCTGGGAACTAATGAcgcaagaggaaaaagaggacgCAGAGCGCCGAACTACGGAGAAACTAAGAAACTTGGAAGAAACCGAGCGGTCGCTGTTGCATACCACCTCACTTTTTGAATGCCCGGAGTGTCACGGAAGGGAATGTGAATGGAGAGAACTACAGATCCGGTCAGCGGATGAACCGACAACTAAATTTATTAAGTGCATTAAGTGCAAACATAATTGGTCAGAGAATTAG
- a CDS encoding GTP-binding elongation factor Tu family, putative has protein sequence MADGSHDREAALFLVLSEPEAMTVGQWLKEVAEKHLMPPVVHAMLYNVSEACGKSSSNNNNSNSNGRAASGGSEGNGCFQNALTRVLNEFHHSGKHGVPMTSMRVLVVALFWDGQSESAKAEFARLRELADETNKQASDPQVNADKANNSGSDGKQKLPSLIGSNVHIVLQALNAKKSNEKLVETLDAVVCSLRKKLQSACGPSEHVDPTRIDAAASRRVDKVTVTQKEKGSQNGTGDGGSGNNVIGVEDLSDSAVAGRVEEGQGECFIVISGTTMEEFQKRVWELKASAARIGVGCSPVLAEPREVQTSNSGTKTKVFAQEFLVRQGASVEQHIEMRIAMCGNVDSGKSTLTSVLTRGCRDNGRGSARAFVFKHKHEAATGRTSSVSENHLGFSEAGEVVNYVVAGAKHSLGGVSLGEETPNDGGGGGGGGDGPIGNKPVTINSHQLGQEVAAKSSKVLTLYDLAGHERYLKTTVLGMTRNIPDYACVVISANNGIQRMTKEHVALCLALKIPFFVVITRIDSTPENIRQETLASVHKLLKVPTVRKLPYPVRRVDDVVLSAKNLRNDRITPIFEISNVSGEGLQSLVRFLNLLPMRKDWRNARQLPREMVIDSTFFVAGVGTVVGGIVTQGVFNVNDAVLLGPDASGGFRTVQIKSIHVKGVEQQRAVAGCDASFCLKKEKRRGIRKGNILTDPKHPVEAYWQFEADVVILYHSTTILVNYEPVIHSTTVRQSARIVFVEKEVLRTGDRSLVRFHFLYRPEFMKVGQQLIFREGRTKGIGTVTNLIGPREGSLLAKRLKHKET, from the coding sequence ATGGCTGACGGATCACATGACAGGGAAGCCGCTCTCTTCCTCGTGCTATCGGAGCCTGAAGCCATGACGGTTGGGCAGTGGTTGAAGGAAGTTGCGGAGAAGCATCTCATGCCCCCAGTGGTGCACGCAATGCTTTATAACGTCAGTGAAGCCTGTggtaaaagcagcagcaacaacaacaacagcaacagcaacggaCGCGCCGCATCTGGAGGGAGTGAGGGAAATGGATGCTTTCAAAACGCCCTGACCAGGGTGTTGAATGAGTTTCATCACAGCGGCAAACATGGCGTTCCGATGACGTCCATGCGAGTTCTTGTTGTAGCACTGTTTTGGGACGGCCAGAGTGAGTCAGCGAAAGCGGAATTTGCTCGGCTCCGGGAGTTGGCagatgaaacaaacaaacaagctaGTGATCCTCAGGTAAATGCGGATAAGGCTAACAATAGCGGGAGTGACGGCAAGCAAAAGCTGCCTTCTCTGATAGGTTCAAATGTTCATATTGTTCTTCAAGCGTTGAACGCCAAGAAGAGTAATGAAAAACTCGTAGAAACTCTTGATGCTGTAGTGTGCAGCCTCCGCAAGAAATTGCAGTCAGCTTGCGGCCCATCGGAGCACGTCGATCCCACTCGTATTGACGCAGCCGCATCCCGAAGGGTAGACAAAGTTACTGTAActcaaaaagagaagggttCACAGAATGGTACCGGTGATGGTGGGAGCGGTAATAATGTTATTGGTGTGGAAGATCTGAGTGACTCCGCTGTCGCCGGACGTGTGGAGGAAGGACAAGGTGAGTGCTTCATTGTCATATCGGGAACAACTATGGAAGAATTTCAGAAGCGCGTTTGGGAGCTCAAGGCTTCTGCGGCACGTATTGGAGTTGGTTGCTCACCCGTATTAGCTGAACCCCGTGAAGTGCAAACAAGTAACAGTGGCACCAAAACAAAGGTATTTGCGCAGGAGTTTCTGGTGCGCCAGGGTGCATCCGTTGAGCAGCATATTGAAATGCGTATTGCGATGTGTGGGAATGTCGATAGCGGTAAATCTACGCTTACTTCGGTACTGACACGTGGTTGTCGCGATAATGGTCGTGGGTCTGCGCGGGCGTTTGTtttcaaacacaagcacGAGGCCGCGACGGGTCGTACTTCTAGCGTGAGTGAAAACCACTTGGGCTTCTCGGAAGCAGGTGAAGTGGTGAATTACGTGGTTGCAGGTGCTAAGCACTCTCTAGGCGGTGTAAGTCTTGGTGAGGAGACTCCCAATgacggcggcggtggtggtggtggtggtgatggtcCTATTGGTAATAAACCTGTTACCATTAACTCACACCAGCTCGGGCAGGAGGTTGCGGCAAAGAGTTCAAAAGTCCTTACTCTTTATGACCTCGCTGGACACGAGCGGTACTTGAAAACGACCGTTCTTGGCATGACGCGTAACATTCCCGATTATGCCTGTGTCGTCATCAGCGCCAATAACGGTATCCAACGTATGACAAAGGAGCACGTAGCTTTATGCCTTGCTTTGAagattcctttctttgtcgTTATCACGCGTATAGACTCCACACCGGAAAACATCCGGCAGGAGACGCTTGCCAGTGTTCACAAATTGCTCAAGGTCCCCACTGTCAGAAAGCTGCCGTACCCCGTGCGTCGTGTAGATGACGTAGTGCTTTCCGCTAAGAATCTTCGAAACGACCGCATCACGCCCATCTTTGAAATTAGCAACGTCAGTGGCGAGGGTCTACAATCATTAGTGCGATTTTTAAACCTTTTACCAATGCGGAAGGATTGGCGTAACGCTCGCCAGCTCCCACGTGAGATGGTGATCGACAGCACATTTTTTGTGGCGGGCGTGGGAACAGTTGTAGGTGGAATCGTCACGCAGGGTGTCTTTAATGTCAATGATGCTGTGCTATTAGGGCCAGATGCCAGTGGTGGATTCCGTACCGTACAAATTAAATCAATCCACGTTAAGGGAGTGGAGCAGCAGCGTGCAGTAGCCGGTTGCGATGCATCCTTTTGCCTCAAGAAGGAGAAGCGTCGGGGAATCCGCAAGGGAAATATACTCACAGATCCTAAGCATCCAGTAGAGGCGTACTGGCAGTTTGAGGCCGATGTTGTTATTCTCTATCATTCTACCACCATCCTTGTGAACTATGAGCCAGTCATTCATTCCACCACAGTGCGGCAATCAGCACGAATTGTATTTGTGGAAAAAGAGGTTCTGCGCACAGGTGACCGGTCACTTGTGCGATTTCACTTCTTATACCGACCGGAGTTCATGAAAGTTGGGCAACAGCTTATTTTCAGAGAGGGACGGACAAAAGGCATTGGAACGGTGACTAATCTCATTGGCCCTCGGGAAGGGTCACTCTTGGCGAAGAGGTTGAAACATAAAGAAACGTAG